The Acidimicrobiia bacterium sequence AGTTCTTCCTGCTTGGCAATGGAGCCGGTCACCGTGGCGTCGGCGGTACCCAAACCGCTGATCGCAGCCGTGATCAGCGAGTCGGCCCTGGCGACGGCGTCGGTCTGACTGACCTGGATGGACTTCAGGTAATCGAGAACTACTTCGAGCTGGGCATCGTTCATCGGCCCATTACCGGCCAGACCCCAGGCCGGCATCGGGCTACCCGCCCGACCGTACGTGAGCCAGAACTTCACCTCGTCGCGGTCATACCGATAAAAGATGTCATTCAGCGATGGGGCCGCCCAACTGACGGTAACCCCGGACCGGGCGTCCACATAGGTCGCGACCCCACCAACGAGACCCTCGCCATGGCAGCCGGCACACTTAAACTCAGTCACGTGAAGACTGCCGCGGTGAACGGCGACGTCATCAAATTCAACCACAAACGACTCCTGCCGGTTGCGTTCGCCGAGGTAATACACCGGCAACGAAACCGCCAGAAAGGCAGAGAGAATGACCGCTACTCCGAGGACGCGATCGAGGCGACGGTTCTCAAGCTCGTCATCAGTCTTGTAAAGCGACAAGTTGGGAGCCACGGCATCCTGGCTTCGACCCCGTAACCCGTTGGCTACGAGGAACGCCAGCCACCCGATCGCAACAAGCGCGGCAACAACAATGACCATCCCGCTCATTCGGCAGCCGCCGCTGTGCAGAAAACACCCTGTGGGTATTTGACACTCTTGACCGGAGCCCGTTCCGTCGGAATGACCGAACCAGTTTTGATGATGAACTCACCTTTGGAGTCAATCTCCACGACGAACCGGTCGAGATTACGGGGGGCAGGGCCTGCTTCGTACTCGCCGATCTGATTGTATTTCGAACCGTGGCAGGGACATTCGAAGCCCTGCGAGCTCTGGCACCATGGCACCGCACAACCGAGGTGGACGCACTTCTGCCAGAGGGCGCTCAACCCGTCGGCGACGGTTAGGTCTTCGGCGAATTGAGAATTGGGAAGAACGGAGTCTGAAACCGGCACGATCCACGCCTTGGCGGCCGGCAGATAAAATGGAGTGATGGTGCCATCTGGTTGGGCAATGGCATCCTTGATGGCTTGAACTGGTCCGGCACTCACATCCGATCCGAATCCGCCACTCACCTTCGGCCAGCTAAACGCCAGCGAGGCAACGCCGAACGTACCGAGGGTCCCGAAGAACGAGGCGGCCAGTGCCCGGTTGAAGAATTGGCGACGGTTGACACCCTGCTCGGAAGCCGATAGCTCCACCACCGGATGGACCTTCTCGATGGGTTCCTCAGCGACCGCCACCGCCACCGCCACCGAAGCCACCGGGGATTCGACGGTCGGTTCGGATACTTCAGCCACCTTGGACCGTGTAAACATGGACGGAATCCGGCTCCGGTCTGCCTTGCGGGCATCCTTATCCAACTGTTCTTCCCATGAGTTCGGCCCCCGCCGATAAGCGATGACAAAGGTCGCCAAACCGCCAAGGACGAACAGGATCGAGCCCAATATGGTGAGAATCTGGGGCGCGGTCATCAGAAGTTCACCCAGTCTTTCAAGTCGTCGAAGAATATGCCATCCGCCCATGGGTAGGTGAAGTTGAACCCAGGCCCCCGGAACAAGACTCCGAAGATGGTGAGCGTGGCGGCACCCATCATGAAGAACGTGTACATGAAGATCGCGAACTTACGGTCAGATGGTTTGGTTGAAGGGTTCCGGTCAACGTAGGGGATCGCCATGAACCCGACGAGGCCGATGATGGTCGGAACCGTTACGCCCGCGATCTGCGGATCGAAATACGACAACAATTCCTGGAGACCGAGGAAGTACCACGGTGCCTTCGACGGGTTCGGGGTCGCATTGAAGTTGGCAGACTCGAGCAGTGGTGCCTGCAGAATCACCGACAACACAATGAGGACCGCGGTCACCGCCAGGAGTGCCGCAAACTCCATGATCATGAGATGCGGCCACGTGCTGACCTTATCGGTCGGCTCTGATTTGACCTGTTGAATAGCGTTCGCCTTGACGACCGTGAGCAGTCGCTGGGTCCGAACTCCCTCCGGCACGGCCTCCGGTTGAGCGAGCGGGCGAGCCGCAACCGCGGTGGCTCCTCCAGAACGACCCACCGCCGGAGGTTCGGCGGCAACACTGGCTGCTGCGGCCGGCTCGGCGACCGGAATCTCGACAACTTCGGCGACCGACTCGGTGATCTCCGCAACCGGTGCGGACTCATCGGCGGGCGGAACTGAGGCCGCCGTCGACGCAGCCGGGGCTTCTTCGCCCAACATTTCGGCCAGAACGCTGGCAGCCGAAACACCACTTGCCTTGGCTTTCGCCTCGACGGAGCGTTTAAGCAGCGACGCCGGCATCCCGGCTTTGGCGGCCGCCGCGTCATAGTCAATTTCTCCAGCTGCACCGGCATCAGGCGACGAGGCGGCTACTACCTGCGCCTGGGGCGCCGGCTCCTGGGACGGAGTCTCCGGCTCGGCGACTGGCCCCGCGGCTGGGGTAGCCGGTTCGGCGGCCGCCACCGTTTCGACCTTTGGCTGTTCGCCAATGTCCATGGGCGTTGGAGGGGCTTCCCCCGTCATTTCAGCGAGAATCTCTTCGACCGGAACGCCGAGTGCTTTGGCTTTGGCTTCGGCCGATCGCCGGAGCAAATGTTCTGGAATGTCAGACACTCATCACTCCTTACAACGGACCGGAAATTCCGCCATCTTTGCGGACCCGCCAGAAATGCACGGCCATGAAGATGACAATAATGAATGGGAAAAAGAGAACATGGAGCACGTACCATCGCAGGATGGTGTCAGCGGTTACCTCTACGGAACCCAGCAGGAGGAATTTGACCTGGCCGCCGAACACGGGCACGAATCCAGCCATGTTGGTACCGACCGTGACAGCCCAAAGTGCCAACTGGTCCCACGGCAACAGATACCCGGTGAAGGACAACAGCAGGGTCAGAAGCAAGAGGATTACCCCGACTACCCAGTTGAATTCGCGAGGCGGTTTGTATGCACCGTGATAGAACACCCGGCTCATGTGCAAGAACACCGAAAGCACCATGAAGTGAGCACCCCACCGGTGCATGTTCCTGACCAGCGAACCAAACGCCACCGACGTAGACAAAGCGGCGACATCCGAGTAGGCCGCCTCTGCGGTTGGGGCGTAATAGAACATCAGGAAGATGCCGGTAATGGTCAACAGGATGAACAGGAAGAAGCTGATCCCACCCAGGCACAGCGTGTAAGAGAGTCGCACCCCGTGGCGCTTCACCTTTACCGGGTGGAGGTGGTAGAGAACGTTGTTCATGATCACGTAAGAGCGGTTACGTGGCGTGTCCGAGTAGCCCTTCTTAAACGGTGAACCGGGCCGCAGAATCGACTCTGCCACCTGACTTCCGTGGACCTTCTCCCAGATGGAGGTGGCTTGCTCTTTGACTTTTTCGATGATTCCGTTTGCCATCAGTTCCTACATCCGTAGTCCGTAGACGTAACCGTTCTTGTAATCGCGCTGCCCGGTATCGATGTCCCAGGGAGCCAGTCCTGCTGTCTCGACTTCGGCAGATAGAGAGCCTTCGAACTTCCCAAGCGTGATGACGCCAGTCGGACACCGATCAACACAGAGCGCACAACGGGTGCACTCGTTCTCGTCGACCAGGAAAAACCCCTTGGCGCCTTCGCTCTCTCTGGGGTGGGCAACGTTGCTCCCTTCCTGGATGGCATCAAGCGACAAGTAGTGGATACATTTCCATGGGCAAATATCCACACATCCTTCACACAGGATGCACTCTGACTGGTCGATGTGGAGAAACTGCTTTGGCTTGACCTGGCCCAACAAGTAGGCGCCATCGACCACGGCCAACTGATAGTCGTCGCGGATCGGCGGAACCTCCACCCATACGTCGCGAGCCGTTGCCATCTACTTGATCGCCTTCGAAAGCGGACGCCCATATGGAGAGGAGACCTCAGCCTTCGGGCTGGGAGCGCCGAGGCCAAATCCCTGGATCTTGGAGGCAAGCAAAATACCCAACCCAAGCACAACCGCATGATATCCACCGGACACGGCGTCCTTGAGGACGGCAAAGGAAATCTCGACGTCGTTGTTGAGAACGAGCCATTTGGGGACGGTTAGGAACACCTTCTGCGTGGTCCAACCGAGCGGACCCTGGGTGAGGTTCAGCCACTCAGAGGGAATAATGCCGTAAAAGAGGACGAGTTCGTACCACGTGAGAAACGTGGCAAACCCCGCTCTGGCCCAGGTCATCGGTTTGCCGGTCACCCACACAAGGAAGGCACCGGCAATGATGAATTGCGAACCGGCCGCCGCGGTGATCTGACCGAACGTAACCGGTAACCAGCGCGGCATGTCGAGGAAGCTGTCTCTCAGGAATTCGGGCGAGACCAGTAGCTCGTTGCCGAACACAACCGCTATGGATAGACCAGCCACCGCGGCAAACAAACCAAACACCATCGCGGCGCTGCCAATCCGAGTGCGTTTCTTTTGGTCGTATACCCAGTTCATAGGCTTTTGGTCTGTTCCTCTTCGGACCCGATAGCAAGTGACGGCGAGCGAGTCCAAGCTGCGTAACTGCCATCGCAGTTCTAGCACATCGAGGTCCCGTTGCTCAATCCACAATACGCCACGAACAGGCGATCACATAACCTTTCCCGTCCACTTTGACTCACCATACGTGGGCCGGGCAGAATGCGAGCCAAGATATCGAACGCGGGCCGTCAGTCGAGTATGCTGCGCTCCGCCCACACAGTCACGGATAGCTGAAGGAGCGCCAGCTTGACCATCACCGCAGAAGAGAACCGCTCAGCAGCGGGAATCATTCGGGGAGCCGATTCGGCCGGCCGGGTGGCACTCCTTCTGGCCGGGATCTTTCTTCTCCTCGCCGGCGGCCTTCAGGTTCTTGCGACGCTGAAGCTGGCCTATCCGGACTTCTTGTCAAACACATCCTTTCTGTCGTACGGTCGCCTCCAGCCGATGGCCGATACCACCGCTCTTCTTGGTTGGCTGACGTTCTCGAACCTGGCCATCATCTACTACCTCCTGCCCCGATTGACCGGTGCCCGGCTCTGGAACGAGCCGGTGGCGGTGTTGGCGACGTTCGCCAGCGCAGCGGTAACAGTCCTGGCGGTAGTAGGGATCGGTCTCGGGTACACCGACGGGCGCCCACTCGCCGATGTTCACTTCATCGCCGATGCGGTGTTGCTCGCCACCTATCTCGTACCGCTGGCCGTGACGGCCCAAACCATCCGTCATCGAACCGAGACCTCAACGTACGTCAGCCTCTATTACGTGCTGGCAGGCCTGGTCTGGCTGATCGGAGCGACCATCGTCGGCAATATCCCCGGGGAAGCCGTGGTCGGTGGCCTGATCCAGAATGAGTTCTACACCTCGACCATCTACGCGATGTGGGCGGTAGGAATTGGCATCGGTGGCGCCTATTACATCGTTCCGAAGACGACCGGAAACCCGCTGTACAGTCGTTCGCTGGCCATGGTCGGCTTTTGGTCACTCGTCATCACCTCTCTCTGGGCCGGTTTGGCCAGCCAGATATACGGCCCGGTCGGTGACTGGGCCGAAAGCATCGGGGCAGTTTTCGCCCTCGGAATGATCATCCCGGCCGTGGCAGTACTGGCCAATCTGGTCGGGACCATGAGCGGGAAGTGGGACATGCTCCGCACCCACGCCGATGTCCAATTCGCCATCGTGGGCAGCCTGGCAGCCGTATTCGTGGCGCTCGTGGCCGGAACGCAAGGATTCCGCAGCGTGTCAGCAGTGGTGGGCCTGACGACGTTTGTTTCAGGAACCCAGTTGGCTTCGGTGTGGGGGGTCGGAACGCTGTTCGCCTGCGCGTTTGGGTACCACGCCATTCCACGGACCGCAGGACGTCGCATATTCTCGCCATCACTCGCCAGAACCCAGCTGCGACTGCTGTTGACCGGGGTCCTATTGGCTTCCGGAGCGTTATGGGCCGCAGGCCTTGCGTCTGGCTACACGTGGGTCTCAGCGGCCTATTCAGGTACCTCAGCCATCGCCGGTGACGGCTTCTCGGCTACGGCTGACGCGGTGGGCGGTCTCTATTCACTCGGACTCCTGGGAATGCTCGTGATCGCGGCCGCCGCCCTGTTGTACGTCTACAACGTCTGGCGCACGTTCACATCGGGCCAGACCACGACAAGGGAATTGCTTGTGTTCGCCGACGAGGAGGTGGCGTCGTGAGCGATGCAGCGTCCATCGCGGCGGCCACCGGAGTTCCCGAATCACTGGTGATGAGGTCGGCCCAGGCACGGGCGACGGCCACCGGGACCAGCGTCGAAGCCGTGCTCGGCGCCTGGGGTGGAGGCGAAGCGATCACTCCCACGGCAGCAGCCGCCCCGACGGCACCGGCTCCTGAGCCCCCGTTGGCAGAGACCCCACCATCGACAATCGTCCCCACCGAAGTGGCAGCCAGCGTGGCACCGCCGGAGACCGTTGCTCCAGCCCCGGTCCTGGTGGCGGCTCGCCCCGATCCCGATGCAGCTCCCCTGCTCGTAGGACGTACCGATCACCCCATCATGGCACTGGCCGTCCTGGTGATCATCTTCACTGTGAGTGCCCTGCTGGCAGTCGGAGTGCCGGCGCTTGATGCTCGCAATGCGGCCGCCGATCAAATACCAGGAACGACTCCCATACTTTCGAGTCAAGCACTGGCCGGTCGAACGGTCTACCTGCAGGAGGGCTGCATGTACTGCCACACCCAGCAGGTCCGCTCGGTCGTCACCGATGTCGGTCTCGGCCCGGTTTCTGAACCAGGGACAAGTCCGGCCGTCGGTCCCCCCACCCTCGGCTTCGTCCGGATCGGGCCCGACCTAACCCACGTCGAGACCCGCTACGAGGACGATGAGGCCAAGTTGCGAACCGTCCTGGTCGACCCGAAGAGTCTCAATCCCGACTCGTTGATGCCTAGCTTCGCGCATCTGTCACCAGATGATCTGAACGCGTTGCTCACATACCTTAAGGAATCCGAATGAGCGACCTAGCTGCGGCAGCCGCCAACATCGGCGGGCCAGAAGATCTCGTTATGCGCTCCGCCAAGGCACGAGCCGAAGCCACCGGAACCACGGTGGATGCCGTGCTGGCGGCCTGGGCTGGCGGCGGGGCCACCCCGGCAACCACAGCAGCCACTCCTGAACCTGGTTCCGCCCCTGAAGCGGCCGGGTCCGTCGTGGAAACGGCCACCCCGGAACCGGCCCCCCAAGCGGCGCCGGCGGCATCTGCGCCGATACCCGCGCCGGATGACGCACCAACTCGCATGGTGGCGGCGGCCCCGATCCCCGAGACCGTCACGATCGAAGAGTCATACGAATGGGATCAAGTCACGACCGTTCGAACCGCCGGGATCAAAGAACGCACCAGATCCGTCATACCGATATGGATGCTTGGCCTCTTCACAATCCTACCGTTGTTCGCTGTCGGATA is a genomic window containing:
- a CDS encoding Rieske 2Fe-2S domain-containing protein; translation: MFTRSKVAEVSEPTVESPVASVAVAVAVAEEPIEKVHPVVELSASEQGVNRRQFFNRALAASFFGTLGTFGVASLAFSWPKVSGGFGSDVSAGPVQAIKDAIAQPDGTITPFYLPAAKAWIVPVSDSVLPNSQFAEDLTVADGLSALWQKCVHLGCAVPWCQSSQGFECPCHGSKYNQIGEYEAGPAPRNLDRFVVEIDSKGEFIIKTGSVIPTERAPVKSVKYPQGVFCTAAAAE
- a CDS encoding cytochrome b N-terminal domain-containing protein yields the protein MANGIIEKVKEQATSIWEKVHGSQVAESILRPGSPFKKGYSDTPRNRSYVIMNNVLYHLHPVKVKRHGVRLSYTLCLGGISFFLFILLTITGIFLMFYYAPTAEAAYSDVAALSTSVAFGSLVRNMHRWGAHFMVLSVFLHMSRVFYHGAYKPPREFNWVVGVILLLLTLLLSFTGYLLPWDQLALWAVTVGTNMAGFVPVFGGQVKFLLLGSVEVTADTILRWYVLHVLFFPFIIVIFMAVHFWRVRKDGGISGPL
- a CDS encoding 4Fe-4S binding protein; the encoded protein is MATARDVWVEVPPIRDDYQLAVVDGAYLLGQVKPKQFLHIDQSECILCEGCVDICPWKCIHYLSLDAIQEGSNVAHPRESEGAKGFFLVDENECTRCALCVDRCPTGVITLGKFEGSLSAEVETAGLAPWDIDTGQRDYKNGYVYGLRM
- a CDS encoding cbb3-type cytochrome c oxidase subunit I; protein product: MTITAEENRSAAGIIRGADSAGRVALLLAGIFLLLAGGLQVLATLKLAYPDFLSNTSFLSYGRLQPMADTTALLGWLTFSNLAIIYYLLPRLTGARLWNEPVAVLATFASAAVTVLAVVGIGLGYTDGRPLADVHFIADAVLLATYLVPLAVTAQTIRHRTETSTYVSLYYVLAGLVWLIGATIVGNIPGEAVVGGLIQNEFYTSTIYAMWAVGIGIGGAYYIVPKTTGNPLYSRSLAMVGFWSLVITSLWAGLASQIYGPVGDWAESIGAVFALGMIIPAVAVLANLVGTMSGKWDMLRTHADVQFAIVGSLAAVFVALVAGTQGFRSVSAVVGLTTFVSGTQLASVWGVGTLFACAFGYHAIPRTAGRRIFSPSLARTQLRLLLTGVLLASGALWAAGLASGYTWVSAAYSGTSAIAGDGFSATADAVGGLYSLGLLGMLVIAAAALLYVYNVWRTFTSGQTTTRELLVFADEEVAS
- a CDS encoding cbb3-type cytochrome c oxidase subunit II, with product MSDAASIAAATGVPESLVMRSAQARATATGTSVEAVLGAWGGGEAITPTAAAAPTAPAPEPPLAETPPSTIVPTEVAASVAPPETVAPAPVLVAARPDPDAAPLLVGRTDHPIMALAVLVIIFTVSALLAVGVPALDARNAAADQIPGTTPILSSQALAGRTVYLQEGCMYCHTQQVRSVVTDVGLGPVSEPGTSPAVGPPTLGFVRIGPDLTHVETRYEDDEAKLRTVLVDPKSLNPDSLMPSFAHLSPDDLNALLTYLKESE